One genomic window of Sardina pilchardus chromosome 15, fSarPil1.1, whole genome shotgun sequence includes the following:
- the tbl1xr1a gene encoding F-box-like/WD repeat-containing protein TBL1XR1a, which produces MSISSDEVNFLVYRYLQESGFSHSAFTFGIESHISQSNINGALVPPAALISIIQKGLQYVEAEVSINEDGTLFDGRPIESLSLIDAVMPDVVQTRQQAYRDKLAQQQAASAPAPATATNMQANAKNGENTANGEENGAHTLANNHADMMEVDGDVEIPQNKAMVLRGHESEVFICAWNPVSDLLASGSGDSTARIWNLSENSTSSSTQLVLRHCIREGGQDVPSNKDVTSLDWNSEGTLLATGSYDGFARIWTKDGNLASTLGQHKGPIFALKWNKKGNFILSAGVDKTTIIWDAHTGEAKQQFPFHSAPALDVDWQSNNTFASCSTDMCIHVCKLGQDRPIKTFQGHTNEVNAIKWDPTGNLLASCSDDMTLKIWSMKQDTCVHDLQAHSKEIYTIKWSPTGPGTNNPNANLMLASASFDSTVRLWDVDRGICIHTLTKHQEPVYSVAFSPDGRHLASGSFDKCVHIWNTQTGALVHSYRGTGGIFEVCWNAAGDKVGASASDGSVCVLDLRK; this is translated from the exons ATGAGCATAAGCAGCGATGAGGTCAACTTCCTGGTGTACAGATACCTGCAGGAGTCAG gGTTTTCCCACTCGGCCTTCACGTTTGGCATAGAGAGCCACATCAGCCAGTCCAACATCAACGGCGCGCTAGTGCCCCCTGCTGCCCTCATCTCCATCATCCAGAAGGGCCTGCAGTATGTGGAGGCGGAAGTCAGCATCAACGAG GACGGGACGCTGTTCGACGGCCGGCCGATCGAGTCGCTGTCGCTGATCGACGCGGTGATGCCCGACGTGGTGCAGACGCGCCAGCAGGCGTACCGGGACAAGCTGGCCCAGCAGCAGGCCGCGTCCGCGCCGGcgcccgccaccgccaccaacaTGCAGGCCAACGCCAAGAACGGGGAGAACACGGCCAACGGCGAGGAGAACGGAGCGCACACCCTAGCCA ATAACCATGCTGATATGATGGAAGTGGACGGGGATGTTGAGATCCCTCAGAACAAGGCCATGGTGCTGCGTGGTCATGAGTCGGAAGTCTTCATCTGCGCCTGGAACCCCGTCAGCGACTTGCTGGCCTCGGG gtctgGGGACTCGACGGCGCGCATCTGGAACCTGAGCGAGAACAGCACCAGCAGCTCGACTCAGCTGGTGCTGCGCCACTGCATACGGGAGGGCGGCCAGGACGTGCCCAGCAACAAAGACGTCACGTCGTTAGACTGGAAC AGCGAGGGTACACTACTAGCAACAGGCTCCTACGATGGGTTCGCGAGGATATGGACAAAAGATG GTAACCTCGCCAGTACTTTAGGTCAACACAAGGGTCCTATTTTTGCATTGAAGTGGAACAAGAAAGGAAACTTCATCCTCAGCGCGGGGGTCGATAAA ACTACAATCATCTGGGACGCCCATACAGGGGAAGCCAAGCAGCAGTTCCCTTTCCATTCAG cGCCGGCCCTGGACGTGGACTGGCAGAGCAACAACACGTTCGCCTCCTGCAGCACGGACATGTGCATCCACGTCTGCAAGCTTGGACAGGACAGGCCCATCAAGACATTCCAAGGACACACA AATGAAGTAAATGCAATCAAATGGGATCCAACTGGCAATCTGCTGGCATCGTGTTCAGACGATATGACCTTAAAG ATCTGGAGTATGAAACAAGATACCTGTGTCCATGACTTACAAGCTCACAGCAAAGAGATCTACACTATCAAGTGGAGTCCAACAGGCCCTGGCACCAACAACCCCAATGCCAATCTAATGCTCGCCAG tgcGTCGTTCGACTCGACTGTGCGGCTCTGGGACGTGGACAGAGGGATCTGCATCCACACGCTAACCAAACACCAGGAGCCCGTCTACAGCGTGGCCTTCAGCCCGGACGGCAGACACCTGGCCAGTGGCTCCTTCGACAAGTGTGTTCATATCTGGAACACACAG ACTGGTGCTTTAGTCCACAGCTACAGGGGAACAGGGGGCATCTTTGAAGTTTGCTGGAATGCAGCAGGAGACAAAGTGGGTGCAAGTGCGTCGGATGGATCC GTTTGTGTTTTAGATCTGCGGAAATAG